The sequence CATCTTCGAACAAGCCCTTTTCCCCAATTTCCTAATCCTTTGTCTCCCAAGTTTATCACTCAACCAATTTGGCACCAACTCATCATCCAAATCATAGTCgtaatcttcttcttcttcttcctcttcctcttcctcttcatcttcttcctcctgATCATCATCACGAGAATACTTCTCCTGATGATTAAACCCAACATGGCAAACCACCAATGCACCAATTGTTTGAACTGGCAACGGAGATCCCGATTCTGATTCCGATTTCATCGAGATATCAGAAGATGGAGACCCAATTTCACATGGGTCATCTTCTTTTAACATcaactcatcatcatcatcatcagttTGATCAGTGAAGGAGTAGCTATCTTCTTGTTCATCATCAGAAGGGTTAACAAATTCCCACGAAGACAAATCATCAAACAGATCATGGGCATCAATTTCTGACTCAGATCTAGCAACCATTGTTGCTGATTTTGAAATTCTGAGATTTTTTCCAAGGATTCTCAACATATTGGCTTctgattttcttgaaaaatgatAAGGGTTTGTATTGAAGTAGTTTACTTGGGGAGGagttttttctttgttaaatgagaagaaagaaaatgcgTGCAAGTAATAAAGGAGAGCAGTGAGGTGACGTGGCAGTTTTGCTTTGGTCCACCTGTTTATTTGCTGCATTTTAATTGGTTGAATTACGTGCGTTTACTAGAATATACCAAATGGTACCACCGTTTAATAGAATAAACCGAAATGCTAATAATGGAATATCCAAAACGGTGCCGTAAAACACGAAACGTGAAACAATAGAaaccaaacaatttttttttgaatttagatACGTTTGACCCAAGAAATGTGGAGAAGGCAATTAGGGAAAGatagaagaaatgaaaaagGTTTTAACTTGAATGGTcgaaataatttgtatattattaatgttgttaACGTGTGGTAACAAATTGtttgttttaatatttcaaataatatcTTTGAATAGTCAAACGACATATTCAAGGGGTCGTTCAATTAGAATGAGGTTAATATTGATTTCTATTAACCATTTAATTTGTCGTATAATTTTaagaagttatttatttataaaaatactcTCCTCTAATTAATAGAAAACAAAGTTCAAGAGACCTCCATCTCTATTATTGTCCATCATAGTTTGACCCTTGAGGAACGATGGAGGAAGAAAAGATTTAGgatttataatttgtataatgtaaatatattttatatccttcttgtaattttacatatttatcacattttgaaaatagtttatatagggAGAGTAATTAATTTCACTTGATATAGACGATGATGACAAATATTGTTGATAAGAGTTAAAATCATGATTTGATTAATCGTGTAAATTTATATCACAATAAAGGTTTCCAATTTAAAGTCCATGTAATGGAAATTTctacatattaattaaaataataatgtagtATCCATATATTAATTGGTAATATCAGcaaatctttgaggaaatgcgCATGTAAAATCAGAACTATGAAATTCCCATATATCTTGTTATAAGGAGTAATTCCCATATATCTTGTTATAAGGAGTCCGGAgctaaagggtaaaaaaaattgataaaaattcaaaagagtatattcaaaaaatttctaaccaaaaaggtaaaatcgttaatttataaaattgctACCCCTTTTCTAACCCTTTTagttagaaatttttttgatgtacccttttaaaatttttatcaattttattttacccTTTAGGCTTCGGACTCTTCTTTTATACcgtaataaataatatatatatacatatatattatatatatatatttgaataatttacATCCACCATTGATGATAAATGGTGGCCaagtttttccatttttatccTCTAATCTAGCTAGTTAAAAGCATAAAATGAATACTAATGTCCCGACCGGAGATACTAAAACGTGCCAAACAAATATGAATATACGAAatcaaaaggaaaacaaattttttcaaaattttcaaaaggtgaattcaatatattttgagtcttactttaaaaaatttatctttaacACCGccaaaaaaagtaacaaaatattgccttttgatattaaaatatattaaattgtcCTTTTAGAAATTTCGGAAAAAAAATTGCTCTTTTAGTTCCTTATAAGGGTCCAAAGATATTGATCCAAACACGATTTACAAATCAATAAAGTTTGAAATTCTAAATCCACATATTATGCTCCAAGAGAGGATAGATGAAATGTTCATGAATTTTCATTCAAGTAGTTGATATCAACATACTCTGTTATTTGCTTCAGATTATACTTGTATACGCGATAGCACTGAGGAAGCATTTTTACACACTCATGTCAACCAGAAAATATCTGTagcaaatgataaaataaaaattcacagGACAGAATAAAAGTTCTTCCTGGTACATGTGCTAGCGGGAGGTAGCAGGAACCCGTGCAAGCGTACCAAGGACACCATGgtataaagaaacaaaaggtAATCAAATAAAATACCAGTAAGTACAACCTAAACACAGGCAATTTGAGTTTTAGACAGCAGGGAAAGTAACTGCATACACCAAGCGAAAACAATGTGGAATGAAGTAGCTAACTCTTGAAACTGTGGAGCTGTGCAgtcaacaaaaattataatatatagaaaGTAGCTTCATATATGACTGATGTACTGGTAACTAAATCAAGAGAGTACCAAGCATGCAGTATGCTGCAAGTGAGGTCACCAGCTCAATGTTAACTATGAAAGAAAAGCCAATTGATAGATTTCATTAACGAAGGACACAGTACAGTTCCACCAGTTTACAATGGATTAATGCAGGCTATGCAAATCcaattacaaaattcaaaaactgcACGGCTACATTGTGGTATTGCACTCTGAAAAACTCGCGATTTCGAATTTACAGGTAGAATGTACAAGTGACCTATTACGAGTCAGGAGAAGAGAAATTGGATAAAGGCAAGACACGAGAGGAGAAAACGAATGATACAAACGATGGGACAAAAATGGAAGATGTTAAACATGATAGGAACCTCATACCTCAAGGGTGTCCATAGTAGATCTCAGATTGCTGCTCAGTAATGCATggtaaaaaaatgataatttatcaTCATGTTTTTCCTATAAAGAATGTGGACTTATGGTACCTCCAGGTGCAACGACTAGTTTACTAGAATGTCTCAACCTTGGAGTACTCTGACAATCTCCCCTGCTCTTGACTCAATACCTTTCAGATACTCAATCAGAACTCGCTGCTGATACGAGCCGCCCTCCTGAGAGAGTAAACCATGTCAACAACCATTGAATGAATGCCAGAAAGCAAATTTCAACTATTGAATCCATACCGTACGTATCAAAGTCCGTTCCATTCTCTTCTTAATAACAGCATACAATTCCTCAGGGGAAATATCACCTTTTCCAAGAGTCATGCCATCTAGCAAGAGCTTGTTCCATACTTCCTCTGGTGCTGTATCAAAGGGAGAAGTGAATTTCATGTGAGGTGAATCAATATTTGAGGCAATCGTAAAGTTCAAGGCAAAATATTTGATGGTAAATGGACCGTAGAGAGTGAGTAAAAGCTATTCATACTCCATAACGGGAGATAAGTCATGTATGTCCAATTCCAATCTCAACTGACAAATCATTGCCTATAGAGAGTTTATTTGGTCCATCTTTTACCCCTAAAAAGATGCATTTTACCCGTGTGATTATCTGAAACTATAGGTTATTCGTCTAAAGAGTTATGACAGTGCCTCTGAGGATTAGTCCCACGCCAAACAACTCAACACCTATTACAACACCTCACCTCCATTAACGAAGCTCAAAAACATCCACCCATGGTTTCTGAGCAGATCTCATCCATTTCCGTTCCTCTTAAATAGTTTGCTTATTATGCCTCATATcagtttttgatttcttttgcTCCGCATTATCTATATGAGGCTTTATCAGTATCTGAAATACACCTTCACTGGCAAACTGAGAAGGCAATCCGTGGAACGTGAGAGAGGCACATGTTGAGGAATTGATTAAACAAATATGAGGTGGTCTCacaattgaaaaattatgaatccCGTGATGCCGGTTTGTAATAAGCTCACAACCGAGAGATACCTTTGATAATGGTCTCAAGAAACTGTTCAGCTTTTAACACTTCATTTCCTGCACCAAAAGCAAATCCAGGATTAGTAATTACAAATTCTTGTTTTCAGATTGAACATCCAGGCAAACCAATTCATGGACCTATACTTTTCTAGTTACAAATGAAGTTAAGCAATAAAGAGACCTTTTTTTGCATAACTTCGCTTTGACAGCACTCTGGAAGCATACAATTGCAGAACCTTTTGTAACATAGCTTCAAGTCCTGGCTTGTCCCCATCTTTTGTAGCCTACAAAGTAAAAAACTCAAAGAGTAATTATCCAATCTCTGTGAATTTTATTCTTCATATAATAGATTCCGAGAAACATAGCTGTGAAAGAAACTGCACTACAGAGATCAATCTTCATAAAATAGATTCTGCTTGTGGCTTGAAAACCTTGTTTTTCTGAATCGtgataaaaaattgttaaagaaTGTATATAGACTTAATCTTAGTAATATACATAGCTATATATAGGCAGCAGATTTATAGGGATCACTGCAGATCTATAGGAATCACTCGATATTTCTTTTCTTAGTTAGCACCTTATGTATTGTATTTATTCACTGTTCACATCTTCCattcaattacaaaaataatttacagCAAGAAACAGATTGATGCAACAAAATAATGTCTAAACTGAACAGGGAGAAGAACAAGTTCTTATAAGAAGGGGTGAACTTATTATTAGGGGGGCCGTCAGGGAAGGcaataaaaattgaagaagtGAGTCTGACAAATGAAGACTTGTTAAAAGGAGGCGTGGCATGGTATGAGGCCAtttctattttcaaaactaCCCTTTGTTTTAGTTAAGAAAACCAGTCATAATGGCAAATCAGCAGGTAGGAGTGTGCTAGTTAGGAAACATTACACCAGATAACTAGTTAGAATCTTTTTAATTCCTTGGAATTTCTCATAACCAAAAGACGCATGTTCCACTTATACATTCTTTTTGTCCAGTACTATAAGTTATTTTGTTTATCCGGTATGTGTCTCTAGCTGCCCTGACAGATTGCTCTCTTTAGTAATTTGCATACATGAAAGAGAGTGAATTCCGGAGTCCAAGTTATAATCTTCAATTTCAGCAGAAGGTTCGTCATGTCAATGGTAATCTGCCTCCCAgaggagagagagaaagagagagagagagagagagagagagaacaaataataaaatatgcatGGAACTAAATGACAAGGCCAGCACACAAAGACCCAGAGTAAACTCAAACCGAAAAAGAGAACTAGGCATTAATTCAAATAGACTCACTTGCCGCAGCTGTGCATTGACTTCTGCGAGGAACCCTTCATCAAGTTGGCCTTCTTGCTCCCTTTGATTTATTTCCTGAAtgttaaagaaaacaaaaacactTAAGCACATAGCCATAAATAATAAGAAGTCACATAAAAAAAGAATGGAATTCTATGTACAATAGACTATATAAACACATAACAGAACTCTAGCATAGTTTTGTTTTAATAAGTAAGAGCTCTAGCATAGTTCTATTCCTCAATCTCCTTCTTGAACCCCCTTAGTTTTATAAGATGATATTCACTTCAAGTCTTGACTCTGGCATGGCATTACAAAAGAGTTTCACTTTGAAAACTAGATCAAATAAGACAGGATGACAAGACATACTTTCTCCATAAGACTGAGAGCCTCAGGATCCCTAAGAGGCCAAGAAATTTCTTCCACTTCATCAATTACCGGTTTTAAGATTGCTTTGAGCACGTCAGTAGATGCCTCTATCTTTTCCTGCCGGGAGAAAGAAAATGCCATTAGAAACTGTCTGTTGCTCATTCGaaaaataaagcataaaatGTATTACTATTGTGGTCATACATAAGCACCAAATAAACTTTCTATTATATAGCAGGGAAATACAAGGTATGTCTAATGACACTAAAGGGATCTCAACCATGGCATGGGTTCTCCATGAGACTTCACACTAATAGGACAATAGGAAAATCCTTGACAATTTCTCCTCATTGTTCATCTCCATCTCTCCAATTACATGTACAGACCTTAATATATATGCTAAAGAGAAGTTACTTGTGATCAGGTAGGGACCAAAAATATATACACTAAATATGTGTAGTTCAGGAAGGAAATAGAATATATACATTTGTTTTGTGAACAAGACGATCTACGATGTTCATTACTGTCAATGCCAGCTCTTCATAGTCTTTCTGTAAAAAGAAATCAATAAAGCTTATTCCACAAGTTGAAAGAAGTAATGAAGCATACACCATCTGAAATAATAAGAAATGGAACCATGCTTTGTCATCGTCGGATTTGCAGGTGTCTGCTCTAGCTGCAAGTCTTATCCAAAAGCTCTCGTTGAAAGCGAGAACATTCTCCACAACTATCTGTGGCAGCTGCAACcataataaaaagataaaggTTAATTTTCATCCGTGTAGATCAAAGCTCGAATAGAGAAATGGTCTTAATTTGACAACTAGTATAGCATTCTATTTCATAGCTCTTTAAGGGTATCAATGCATGTTCAGGTTCACAATAATAAAGAGCTTATCAGGACAATCAAACCTATAATCCACCAAATTAAACTACAGAGGAACAGATGCATTACAATGAGAGGGCTGATCAGCATTCCCAACAAAGAGACAGAGGCAAACTAATTGATATAAAACAACTGACAACCATACCAGCAGCCTCATGGTTGACTACAACATTGCCATGTGCTTTCTGAACTGACAAGATATTGCATGCAATAGAATGTAAGAGAAGTGCAAATTAGAAGCTGCTGCAGGTACACAGTAGATTTTCCCTATTAGCTATCTTGCCAACTAATCAGCAGTGGTCCCTCGGAATGCTTTAACTGAATGCAAATAAGAGGCATGTCGTATAAGAACTAGCACAAAGCAACTGTTCTCGTTGTTATCAAGTAATTACTGGTCTTATTGCAGTAATATTTTACTATAATACATCTACCGGTAGAATTACCTTTATACTTGTGGTCTTATTAGTTACTACTTTAAAGTGAATTACTAGTTCACAGCATTGATGCCAATCCATACCAAATCTGAAATTCactaagttattttgagttacCTAGGTTTCATAAGGAGATTATTTTAGGAAGTGGAAGCAATAGAACGCTTTGATTATCAACCAGCTTTCCTTTTACAAAGTGTGAGATAAACAATTGACTCCTAGTCCAATAAAAGTCTTACTCGATAAGGGAAGAATTTGTAGTTAAAGGTAAGCACTCGATGTCCTTGAACAATAAAATTGAGAATATAAGTATAGGCAGATGGAATGCAAAACATGTTTGATCTCCAAAATATGATTCATTACAATAAAGATGAGTAGAATTTAAGATTGAGAACAAGCATAAATGGACCATGGGGAAATCGTGGT comes from Solanum pennellii chromosome 1, SPENNV200 and encodes:
- the LOC107011844 gene encoding nucleosome assembly protein 1;3 codes for the protein MLRILGKNLRISKSATMVARSESEIDAHDLFDDLSSWEFVNPSDDEQEDSYSFTDQTDDDDDELMLKEDDPCEIGSPSSDISMKSESESGSPLPVQTIGALVVCHVGFNHQEKYSRDDDQEEEDEEEEEEEEEEEDYDYDLDDELVPNWLSDKLGRQRIRKLGKRACSKMNKSRKAPHVFNRPGCVHGKHGFGMR
- the LOC107017178 gene encoding uncharacterized protein LOC107017178 isoform X1, with protein sequence MATILSLNPLAIRRFSSNSQCYLHRTMRIGQAGIHFKKNYPVSFVGFLQFNKRRNFICAVSKDAEESFKKTVEVDRLIDTLREASDKELPQIVVENVLAFNESFWIRLAARADTCKSDDDKKDYEELALTVMNIVDRLVHKTNEKIEASTDVLKAILKPVIDEVEEISWPLRDPEALSLMEKEINQREQEGQLDEGFLAEVNAQLRQATKDGDKPGLEAMLQKVLQLYASRVLSKRSYAKKGNEVLKAEQFLETIIKAPEEVWNKLLLDGMTLGKGDISPEELYAVIKKRMERTLIRTEGGSYQQRVLIEYLKGIESRAGEIVRVLQG
- the LOC107017178 gene encoding uncharacterized protein LOC107017178 isoform X2, translating into MRIGQAGIHFKKNYPVSFVGFLQFNKRRNFICAVSKDAEESFKKTVEVDRLIDTLREASDKELPQIVVENVLAFNESFWIRLAARADTCKSDDDKKDYEELALTVMNIVDRLVHKTNEKIEASTDVLKAILKPVIDEVEEISWPLRDPEALSLMEKEINQREQEGQLDEGFLAEVNAQLRQATKDGDKPGLEAMLQKVLQLYASRVLSKRSYAKKGNEVLKAEQFLETIIKAPEEVWNKLLLDGMTLGKGDISPEELYAVIKKRMERTLIRTEGGSYQQRVLIEYLKGIESRAGEIVRVLQG